Within the Pseudomonas sp. SL4(2022) genome, the region CCTCTGCGGTGGATTCTTAGTGTGTAGGTGACCGGATATTCGGTCGTTTTCGGGAGCAATCCCGGCGCTCGCCTGCCCCTTGGCAGTCGAGTCAATCAAACAAGCGTTTGAAACATACGTTTATGCCTATTTAAAGTCAAGCACCCCAAACACTGATCAAGCCACCAGATCGATAACTGAAACCGGCTCCCGCAGATCGCTCAGTTGCTGGTAAAGATCAAGACTAGGTGGTGGCGGTCGATCCTGCTGCACAGGTGCCTTGGATTTATCCTCACCCTCATCGTCTTGCTCATCGGCTTTGCGCTTTTCCGCACGCGCCTCACTGGCAGCTTGAACATCGCCACGCTGCTGTTGCGCCAGTTCGACACGGGCTTCGGCCATCTGCAGCTGGGCTTGCGCGGCAATCTGCCGGTCCTGCGCAGAGGGCTCAGCGGGCGCCAATGCAGCACGGATGACAACTTCCATCTTGCGCAGGGTGGCTTCCGGATCATTAGGGATCGGGCTGGTGTCGATGCTCACTTCACCACCCACTGCATAGCGCTTGCCATCCGGCCCGCGTTCATAGGTGTAGCTCGGCGCTCCAGCATAACGACCACCGACAGCCGCATGCGCCTGCTCGTGGGTGCGCACCTCTTGGTCACGGCTGACCAGCTTGGCGATTTCCAGTTGCTCAAGACGTTGCTGCTGCGGATTGGATTCGCCTTCGCGGCTTTTGGCTTTATCGGGATTAGCCGAGGAATCAGCAGGTTTATCCGCCTCTTCACGCGACGAGGCCGACTGCCCATCGGCCAGCGGCTGGGCAGCGGTTATAGGTGCCTGCGCGGCGCGGGTGATATCGGGGGACACATCTGGGGAAACATTGGACGCGAGAAGCCGAGCCGGCAGTAGAGTTGCTGCAGGCGCAGGATAAGACGTTGCGCCGCCAATCTGCATGCAATGACTCCTCGCCCCGCAATTACTGCCTCATTGCCAGGCATGAGTACGCTCGGGGCGGGCGACTCAGGCCGTTGTATCGATCAGGGTGCCGAGCACCTCATCGGCAGTTTTCACCACCTTGGCACCCGCTTCTGCCTCATTCTGACCTTGACGCAGAGCAACCAGGCTTTCCGCCAGATCGGGACGGGTCTGCTCGGCCGAACT harbors:
- a CDS encoding putative metalloprotease CJM1_0395 family protein, with product MSPDITRAAQAPITAAQPLADGQSASSREEADKPADSSANPDKAKSREGESNPQQQRLEQLEIAKLVSRDQEVRTHEQAHAAVGGRYAGAPSYTYERGPDGKRYAVGGEVSIDTSPIPNDPEATLRKMEVVIRAALAPAEPSAQDRQIAAQAQLQMAEARVELAQQQRGDVQAASEARAEKRKADEQDDEGEDKSKAPVQQDRPPPPSLDLYQQLSDLREPVSVIDLVA